From Haloarcula sp. CBA1127, a single genomic window includes:
- a CDS encoding 2Fe-2S iron-sulfur cluster-binding protein, with product MTEHTVTFVGTGEEITVSEKETILSRCIEEGIAQEYSCRVGMCLACSAEIVEGSVTQPAARGLTDRERENYALTCMARPQSDLKLDRGKYPPSIEADVSPEDGDPTPADD from the coding sequence ATGACCGAGCATACGGTGACATTTGTGGGGACGGGCGAGGAGATCACCGTCTCCGAGAAGGAGACGATTCTCTCGCGGTGTATCGAGGAGGGTATCGCACAGGAGTACTCCTGCCGCGTGGGGATGTGCTTGGCCTGTTCAGCCGAAATCGTCGAGGGGTCGGTTACCCAGCCTGCCGCCCGTGGACTGACCGACCGGGAACGGGAGAACTACGCACTGACCTGCATGGCGCGCCCGCAGTCGGACCTGAAACTCGACCGGGGAAAGTACCCGCCCAGTATTGAAGCGGATGTCAGTCCAGAGGACGGCGACCCCACACCTGCGGACGACTAG
- a CDS encoding stage II sporulation protein M, with the protein MDDRPSLPARLFHRWLLHYVPVAALLLIASVLLGYGLGSQVPAEWLQNPGTTGENPFMPAELTTLSLTINNLGALLVMALGAISLGSMTVLSLVLNGLLIGVVVGIALKQVSPVVVAALIVPHGLIEIPALLIVAAVGLRFGWRTIQYIRGRTDELVTGQDLREAGWLLATAAVLIVIAAYIEANLTIEIASRFTDTDLSGITPA; encoded by the coding sequence ATGGACGACCGCCCAAGCCTCCCAGCCCGTCTCTTTCACCGCTGGCTGTTGCATTATGTCCCCGTGGCCGCGTTGCTACTGATAGCCAGTGTCCTGCTCGGCTACGGGCTCGGCAGTCAGGTCCCCGCCGAATGGCTTCAGAACCCCGGAACGACCGGCGAGAATCCCTTTATGCCGGCAGAGCTAACGACGCTCTCACTGACGATTAACAACCTCGGTGCGTTGCTCGTGATGGCACTCGGTGCTATTTCGCTTGGTTCGATGACGGTGCTCTCGCTCGTCTTGAACGGCCTGCTCATCGGGGTCGTCGTCGGCATCGCACTCAAGCAGGTCTCGCCCGTCGTCGTTGCCGCGCTCATCGTCCCACACGGCCTCATCGAGATCCCCGCACTGCTCATCGTCGCCGCCGTCGGACTGCGGTTCGGATGGCGCACGATACAGTACATCCGCGGCCGCACGGACGAACTGGTCACCGGACAGGATCTCCGGGAAGCCGGCTGGCTGCTTGCGACGGCCGCCGTGCTCATCGTGATTGCGGCCTACATCGAAGCGAACCTCACAATCGAAATTGCGTCACGGTTTACAGACACTGATCTCTCAGGCATCACACCAGCATAG
- a CDS encoding phosphoadenosine phosphosulfate reductase family protein produces MSESAEFPDYLDVDYTDGEGEDPEEYPTVNHKIEKAIEVTKTGLEEYENPVVMWTGGKDSTLTLYFVKEVAERFDLEVPPVVFIDHYQHFDELIDFVEHWADEWDLDVIWARNEDVGNYVDENGLEPGDDIPVDELSEHNQHHIRNILEYEEDTFPFLLDTYVGNHLLKTVALNDTIEEHDVDGILSGIRWDEQESRADETFFSPRHDPDIYPPHDRIQSILQFAEADVWEAFWNFVVPDTVEGYPDDGYVPQGQDDLPEGIEKEDVPVSPKYFAGFRSLGSEVSTDKSAEEPAWLQDMANTTERAGRAQDKEDLMERLRDLGYM; encoded by the coding sequence ATGTCCGAATCAGCAGAGTTCCCGGACTATCTGGACGTTGATTACACTGACGGGGAGGGCGAAGACCCCGAAGAGTACCCGACTGTCAACCACAAGATCGAGAAGGCTATCGAGGTCACGAAGACCGGCCTCGAAGAGTACGAGAACCCTGTCGTGATGTGGACCGGCGGCAAGGACTCGACGCTGACGCTGTACTTCGTCAAGGAAGTCGCCGAGCGCTTCGACCTCGAAGTACCGCCGGTTGTCTTCATCGACCACTACCAGCACTTCGACGAACTCATCGACTTCGTTGAGCACTGGGCTGACGAGTGGGACCTCGATGTCATCTGGGCTCGCAACGAAGACGTTGGCAACTACGTTGACGAGAACGGTCTCGAACCGGGTGATGACATCCCTGTCGATGAACTCTCCGAGCACAACCAGCACCACATTCGGAACATCCTCGAATACGAGGAGGACACGTTCCCGTTCCTGCTTGACACCTACGTCGGCAACCACCTCCTGAAGACGGTGGCGCTCAACGACACTATCGAGGAGCACGATGTCGATGGCATCCTCTCCGGCATCCGCTGGGACGAGCAGGAGTCCCGCGCCGACGAGACGTTCTTCTCGCCGCGTCACGACCCGGACATCTACCCGCCACACGACCGCATCCAGTCGATTCTCCAGTTCGCGGAAGCCGACGTGTGGGAAGCCTTCTGGAACTTCGTCGTCCCGGACACGGTCGAAGGCTACCCGGACGACGGCTACGTCCCGCAGGGTCAGGACGACCTGCCCGAGGGCATCGAGAAGGAAGACGTGCCGGTCTCGCCGAAGTACTTCGCCGGGTTCCGCTCGCTCGGGAGCGAGGTCAGCACTGACAAGTCCGCCGAAGAGCCCGCCTGGCTGCAGGACATGGCGAACACGACCGAGCGCGCTGGCCGCGCCCAAGACAAGGAAGACCTGATGGAGCGCCTGCGCGACCTCGGCTACATGTAA
- a CDS encoding MFS transporter: MTDRTDRGVLAGVIFAVLLAQVLLYPGVDRLVRSLGATTDLNASMWFLAAEFGAFVVFAGVWGVLSDATGRRAPYIAGGAGAGAVLYALIAWLPGAVSLSFTGVLVLRVLQGGATIAAFSLAMTMLMDLGGGHGKNMGAAGIAIGSGTALGAPLGGQLYEIQTTLPLYVASTLSLVVAVAALLVTDRAPSDGRSGLAATVSGLKQRPTLGVPYAFGFIDRLTAGFFALVGTLYFRETFELSPGETGVMLALFFAPFALLQYPFGVLSDRIGRTAPIVVGSVLYGLTVVGVGQAPTVTIAGVGMVLTGVIGALMAPATMALVSDLAIETERGTAMAGFNIFGSVGFLAGILVGGTVAGAFGYPVAFFVAGGTEVVLAVLALPGLLRLEKPAEDAVGG; this comes from the coding sequence GTGACGGACCGCACAGACCGGGGCGTTCTCGCGGGCGTTATCTTCGCCGTGTTACTGGCGCAGGTCTTACTGTATCCGGGTGTCGACAGACTCGTTCGATCGCTGGGTGCGACGACAGACCTGAACGCGAGTATGTGGTTTCTGGCCGCCGAGTTCGGGGCGTTCGTCGTTTTCGCCGGCGTGTGGGGCGTGCTCAGTGACGCTACCGGCCGGCGCGCACCGTATATCGCTGGTGGGGCGGGCGCAGGCGCAGTGCTGTATGCCCTCATCGCGTGGCTCCCCGGAGCGGTTTCGCTCTCCTTTACCGGCGTGCTGGTCCTACGGGTCCTCCAGGGCGGAGCCACTATCGCCGCGTTCTCGCTGGCGATGACGATGCTGATGGACCTCGGCGGCGGCCACGGCAAGAACATGGGTGCGGCAGGCATCGCTATCGGCAGTGGGACGGCGCTTGGGGCGCCACTCGGCGGCCAACTCTACGAAATCCAGACGACGCTCCCGCTGTACGTGGCGAGCACGCTGTCGCTCGTCGTCGCAGTGGCCGCTCTACTCGTGACCGACCGCGCACCGTCGGACGGGCGGTCAGGCCTGGCCGCGACCGTATCTGGCCTCAAACAGCGACCGACGCTCGGCGTGCCGTACGCTTTCGGGTTTATCGACCGGCTCACTGCGGGCTTTTTCGCGCTCGTCGGCACCCTGTATTTTAGGGAGACGTTCGAACTGAGCCCCGGCGAAACCGGTGTCATGCTGGCGCTGTTTTTTGCCCCGTTTGCCCTGCTGCAGTATCCCTTCGGCGTGCTCTCTGACCGCATCGGTCGAACCGCTCCTATTGTTGTCGGGTCGGTGCTGTACGGGCTCACTGTTGTCGGCGTCGGGCAAGCGCCGACGGTCACCATCGCCGGTGTGGGGATGGTACTGACCGGCGTTATCGGCGCACTGATGGCCCCAGCGACGATGGCACTCGTTTCAGACCTCGCCATCGAGACGGAGCGTGGCACTGCAATGGCCGGGTTCAACATCTTCGGCAGCGTCGGCTTCCTCGCCGGCATCCTCGTCGGCGGCACTGTCGCCGGAGCCTTCGGCTACCCCGTTGCGTTCTTCGTCGCCGGCGGGACGGAGGTCGTTCTCGCGGTGCTTGCACTGCCCGGACTGTTACGGCTGGAGAAGCCGGCAGAGGACGCCGTTGGGGGCTGA
- a CDS encoding AMP-binding protein, which yields MSDQTDVDSIVHEPSHSFVESTNVWEFMQEYDIDNYDELIERTTTDLPEEPDSGVEWFWDLLPEYLDIEFFEAYDEVRDNSEGPQFTDWYTGGTINAAHNVLDRHAARDSPTRNTVALIWEGEPGDVREVTYHELNRQASKVANYLESVGVGTGDTVGLYMPMVPEVASILYGCLKVGAIAVPIFSGFGVDATATRIADAECSVLFTGDGFYRRGSGVHLKGSADEAIEQAGDELGTTPVEHTVVYDRLGIADNPDETIRWTRRDEWWDEAIETADDEYAAKELPSNQESMLLYSSGTTGKPKGIVHTHAGALMQAAKEIYFGFDHKPSDRFFWVSDIGWMMGPWTLLGNHAFGGTVFMYEGAPDHPEPDRFWEMIDRHDITTFGVSPTAIRALRKKGDEWLEGHDLSSLRLLGSTGEPWDPESWQWFYENVGDEDCPIINISGGTEIMGCFLMPMPIQSLKPCTLGGPGLGMDIDIVDSDGESIADTHERGYLVARDSCPSMTRSLWSGDDRYLHEYWSTWDDVWDHGDWAQKDEDGLWFLHGRADDVLNVAGRKVGPAEVEGAAMEHDAVNQAAAVGAPDDTTGTAVVLYAVLEPGYEPDDDLRDDIRAAVGEELGKPFRPREVLFVDEFPKTQSGKIIRRAIAGVYRGEDLGDMSSIENPAALDEVREAS from the coding sequence ATGAGCGACCAAACCGACGTAGACTCCATCGTCCACGAACCAAGCCATTCGTTCGTCGAATCGACGAACGTCTGGGAGTTCATGCAGGAATACGATATCGACAACTACGACGAACTCATCGAGCGAACGACCACAGACCTGCCCGAGGAACCCGACTCGGGCGTCGAGTGGTTCTGGGACCTGCTCCCGGAGTACCTCGACATCGAGTTCTTCGAAGCATACGACGAAGTCAGGGACAACAGTGAGGGGCCGCAGTTCACCGACTGGTACACCGGCGGGACTATCAACGCCGCCCACAACGTCTTGGACCGCCACGCAGCGCGGGACAGCCCGACCCGAAACACAGTCGCGCTCATCTGGGAGGGCGAGCCCGGAGACGTGCGGGAGGTTACGTATCACGAACTGAACCGACAGGCCAGCAAGGTAGCGAACTATCTGGAGTCCGTCGGCGTCGGCACCGGCGACACCGTCGGCCTGTACATGCCGATGGTCCCCGAAGTCGCGTCGATACTGTACGGCTGTCTCAAGGTCGGCGCGATCGCCGTGCCGATCTTCTCCGGGTTCGGCGTCGACGCGACAGCGACCCGCATCGCGGACGCCGAGTGTTCCGTCCTGTTCACCGGTGACGGCTTCTACCGCCGGGGCTCCGGGGTCCACCTCAAGGGAAGCGCCGACGAGGCTATTGAGCAGGCCGGCGACGAACTCGGGACAACACCGGTCGAACACACTGTGGTCTACGACCGCCTCGGCATCGCGGACAACCCCGACGAGACGATTCGCTGGACCCGCCGCGACGAGTGGTGGGACGAGGCTATCGAGACCGCCGACGACGAGTACGCGGCTAAGGAACTCCCAAGCAATCAGGAGTCGATGCTCCTGTACTCCTCCGGGACGACCGGGAAACCGAAGGGCATCGTCCACACGCACGCCGGCGCACTCATGCAGGCGGCCAAGGAGATCTACTTCGGCTTCGACCACAAGCCGAGCGACCGCTTCTTCTGGGTGAGCGATATCGGCTGGATGATGGGCCCGTGGACGCTGCTCGGAAACCACGCCTTCGGCGGCACTGTCTTCATGTACGAGGGCGCGCCGGACCACCCGGAGCCGGACCGCTTCTGGGAGATGATCGACCGTCACGACATCACCACGTTCGGCGTCTCACCGACCGCAATTCGGGCGCTCCGCAAGAAGGGTGACGAGTGGCTGGAGGGGCATGACCTCTCCAGTCTACGGCTGCTGGGCTCGACCGGCGAACCCTGGGACCCCGAGAGCTGGCAGTGGTTCTACGAGAACGTGGGCGACGAGGACTGTCCAATCATCAACATCTCCGGCGGAACCGAGATCATGGGCTGTTTCCTGATGCCGATGCCGATTCAGTCGCTCAAACCCTGCACGCTTGGCGGTCCAGGGCTGGGGATGGATATCGATATCGTCGATTCCGATGGTGAATCAATCGCCGACACACACGAGCGCGGCTATCTGGTCGCCAGAGACTCCTGTCCCTCGATGACCCGGTCGCTCTGGTCGGGCGACGACCGCTACCTGCACGAGTACTGGTCGACCTGGGACGACGTCTGGGACCACGGCGACTGGGCCCAGAAAGACGAGGACGGCCTCTGGTTCCTCCACGGCCGGGCCGACGACGTGCTCAACGTCGCCGGACGGAAAGTCGGACCGGCGGAGGTCGAAGGGGCGGCGATGGAACACGACGCGGTCAATCAGGCCGCCGCTGTCGGTGCGCCGGACGACACCACCGGCACTGCTGTCGTCCTCTACGCCGTGCTGGAACCCGGCTACGAACCCGACGACGACCTCCGGGACGACATCCGCGCCGCCGTCGGCGAGGAACTCGGCAAGCCGTTCCGGCCCCGCGAAGTGCTGTTCGTCGATGAGTTCCCGAAGACCCAGAGCGGGAAAATCATCCGCCGGGCAATCGCCGGCGTCTACCGCGGCGAGGATCTGGGCGATATGTCCAGCATCGAGAACCCCGCGGCGCTGGACGAGGTCCGCGAGGCGTCGTAG
- a CDS encoding SDR family oxidoreductase yields MASSTSHERLEVEPIDESSILFADDDHYTSDTVCLVTGGGSGIGRATALAMAANGVTAVATDIDADGLAEVADTAADLDLDGTVETVTGDLANDADIESIVETAASHGTVRYLANIAGLQHIDAIEDFPMEKYDQMHDVMLRAPLALSKRVIPHIRGTDDGVGAIGNMASVHGHYVTSDKVAYNVSKFGLRGLTQSIAAEGGDGLRGFSISTGYVKTPLVVDQIPDTAEQRGISVDEVIDDVMLGQARVKEMMDPIDVANLFVFGFSTHADHLNGGDLLFDGGMTKTYE; encoded by the coding sequence ATGGCATCCAGCACTTCTCATGAACGGCTCGAAGTCGAGCCCATCGACGAGTCCTCGATCCTGTTCGCCGACGACGACCACTACACGAGCGACACCGTCTGTCTGGTGACCGGCGGCGGGTCGGGCATCGGCCGGGCGACAGCGCTTGCGATGGCCGCTAACGGGGTGACCGCCGTCGCCACGGATATCGACGCCGACGGCCTCGCCGAAGTCGCGGACACAGCGGCGGACCTCGACCTCGACGGGACCGTCGAGACAGTGACCGGTGATCTCGCGAACGACGCAGATATCGAATCCATCGTCGAGACCGCCGCCTCTCACGGCACAGTTCGCTATCTCGCCAACATTGCCGGCCTCCAGCACATCGACGCCATCGAGGACTTCCCGATGGAGAAGTACGACCAGATGCACGACGTGATGTTGCGCGCGCCGCTTGCGCTCTCGAAGCGCGTCATCCCGCACATTCGCGGCACCGACGACGGCGTGGGTGCCATCGGGAACATGGCGTCAGTCCACGGCCACTACGTTACCTCGGATAAGGTGGCCTACAACGTCTCGAAGTTCGGCCTGCGAGGGCTGACACAGTCTATTGCCGCCGAGGGCGGTGACGGCCTCCGTGGGTTCTCTATCAGCACCGGCTACGTCAAGACGCCGCTGGTCGTCGACCAGATTCCCGACACCGCCGAGCAACGGGGCATCAGCGTCGACGAGGTCATTGATGACGTGATGCTGGGCCAGGCCCGGGTCAAGGAGATGATGGACCCTATCGACGTGGCGAACCTCTTCGTGTTCGGCTTCTCAACCCACGCCGACCATCTCAACGGCGGGGACCTGCTGTTCGACGGCGGCATGACAAAGACCTACGAGTGA
- a CDS encoding ABC transporter substrate-binding protein, translated as MEQTTTDHDTGGIGRRQLLSAVGSSAVAAALAGCSTLLSDGETADQSEQSGGEISDEPIQAGLLTFTRGAPGVLGIQAQRGAELAVQRINEAGGIGGQREIELDVVNEGSNPLDSYNQFIEEGKEVTFGPISSGTHSQIAPEVEKNEVINVSTDGTVTTLYEETVPDPTYSFRFQNYDIMEVVTMAREAVERIGADNISTVAGVNPGYSFGEDEMRVFTQAIQRLTDAEIVYEGFPELGASDMANHITSINNEEPDVTFSSLWGGDVTTFVRQANANDMFENTTVFGTTLYSAAGDVPGDALAGTDIYSGSRNYYWGLPAPGNWQPGRELFDAATQQEGVTVPTAHYMSGYGAVTAWATAVEKAIDLLGTYPTQEQIAQVLEGHGFFTPAGYHNIAEDHQGASNSFAGQMVYDDDLGAARLEDVNTYAATETAPPPGVTGSDWLDSWSA; from the coding sequence ATGGAACAAACGACAACGGACCATGACACTGGTGGCATCGGCAGGCGACAACTGCTCTCCGCCGTCGGCAGCTCAGCCGTCGCCGCAGCGCTCGCTGGCTGCTCGACGCTGCTGAGCGACGGCGAAACAGCGGATCAGAGCGAGCAGTCCGGCGGTGAGATTTCTGACGAACCGATACAGGCCGGGTTGTTGACGTTCACGCGTGGCGCACCGGGCGTACTCGGGATTCAGGCCCAGCGCGGGGCCGAACTCGCCGTCCAGCGCATCAACGAAGCGGGCGGCATCGGTGGACAACGAGAGATCGAACTGGATGTCGTCAACGAGGGGTCGAACCCGCTCGACAGCTACAACCAGTTCATCGAGGAGGGGAAAGAGGTCACCTTCGGCCCGATTTCCAGTGGCACACACAGCCAGATCGCCCCCGAAGTCGAGAAAAACGAGGTCATCAACGTCAGCACTGACGGGACAGTAACGACGCTTTACGAGGAAACCGTTCCCGATCCGACCTACTCCTTCCGCTTCCAGAACTACGACATCATGGAAGTGGTGACGATGGCCCGGGAAGCCGTCGAACGCATTGGCGCTGACAACATCTCGACTGTCGCCGGGGTCAACCCCGGCTACTCCTTCGGTGAGGACGAGATGCGAGTGTTCACGCAGGCCATCCAGAGACTCACCGACGCCGAAATCGTCTATGAGGGGTTCCCGGAACTCGGGGCCAGCGACATGGCGAATCACATCACCTCGATCAACAACGAGGAGCCGGATGTGACCTTCTCCAGTCTGTGGGGCGGCGACGTGACGACGTTCGTCCGGCAGGCCAACGCCAACGATATGTTCGAGAACACGACGGTGTTCGGCACGACGCTGTACAGCGCGGCCGGCGATGTGCCGGGCGATGCACTGGCCGGGACGGACATCTACTCCGGGTCGCGGAACTACTACTGGGGCCTGCCGGCACCCGGAAACTGGCAGCCCGGCCGCGAACTGTTCGACGCCGCAACACAGCAGGAGGGCGTGACCGTCCCAACGGCACACTACATGAGCGGGTACGGGGCGGTCACCGCCTGGGCAACGGCCGTCGAGAAGGCCATCGACCTGCTGGGGACATACCCAACTCAGGAGCAGATCGCGCAGGTTCTGGAGGGACACGGCTTCTTCACCCCGGCCGGCTACCACAACATCGCCGAGGACCATCAGGGCGCGTCGAACTCCTTTGCCGGGCAGATGGTGTATGATGACGACCTCGGGGCGGCCAGGCTTGAAGACGTGAACACATACGCAGCCACCGAGACAGCGCCGCCACCCGGTGTCACCGGGAGCGACTGGCTGGATAGCTGGAGCGCCTGA
- a CDS encoding branched-chain amino acid ABC transporter permease: MAVTPTAALVQTLNGIQFGFILFMIASGLTVILGILDVLNLAHGELFSLGAYTAIGVFGFIIGIIGPPGGGVVGTAVFILAVLAAVLVTAAILLPVGTLFEAVFLRQIYDRDQVYQLVLTFALLLILLDVKKFIWGDSSIRTDAVYSAINAIPTSELVGLNYPTYNVFVILVGSAVVVGLFWFFERTKTGRIIRATAIDREMATAIGVSTDRVFTLVFALGAFLAGFAGAMAVPPTAATLEMGTNPLVLSFVVIVIGGLGSLRGAFVGALLVGVIRSWMITLYPPGEIAAPFAIMALILLVKPEGLFGTWGETA, from the coding sequence ATGGCCGTAACACCCACAGCCGCGCTCGTCCAGACGCTCAACGGCATCCAGTTCGGGTTCATCCTGTTCATGATCGCCTCAGGGCTCACCGTTATCCTGGGGATTCTGGATGTCCTGAACCTCGCCCACGGGGAACTGTTCTCGCTGGGCGCGTACACCGCCATCGGCGTGTTCGGGTTTATCATCGGTATTATCGGTCCGCCGGGGGGCGGCGTCGTCGGCACCGCCGTGTTCATACTCGCGGTTCTCGCGGCCGTGCTGGTGACGGCAGCCATCCTCCTGCCCGTGGGAACCCTCTTCGAAGCGGTGTTCCTGCGCCAGATTTACGACCGCGACCAAGTGTACCAGCTGGTGCTGACCTTCGCCCTCTTGCTCATCCTCCTCGACGTGAAGAAGTTCATCTGGGGGGACAGTTCGATCCGGACCGACGCCGTCTACAGCGCGATCAACGCGATTCCGACGAGCGAACTCGTCGGGCTGAACTACCCGACTTACAACGTGTTCGTCATCCTCGTCGGCTCGGCCGTCGTCGTGGGCCTGTTCTGGTTCTTCGAGCGGACGAAGACTGGGCGCATCATCAGAGCGACGGCTATCGACCGTGAGATGGCGACCGCGATCGGCGTCAGCACCGACCGCGTGTTCACGCTCGTGTTCGCGCTGGGCGCGTTCCTCGCGGGCTTCGCCGGTGCGATGGCCGTCCCGCCGACGGCGGCGACGCTTGAGATGGGCACCAATCCGCTCGTGCTTTCCTTCGTCGTCATCGTCATCGGCGGCCTCGGCAGCCTCCGCGGGGCGTTCGTCGGCGCACTGCTTGTCGGCGTCATCCGGAGCTGGATGATTACGCTGTACCCGCCGGGCGAGATTGCGGCCCCGTTCGCCATCATGGCGCTCATCCTGCTGGTCAAGCCCGAAGGGCTGTTCGGAACGTGGGGTGAGACGGCGTGA
- a CDS encoding branched-chain amino acid ABC transporter permease: MPERVDRDGTPAYRFLGVEVTRREAAFLVLGILFLFVIPDIASLSDSLQLSVIHQGLLFGFAAVGLNLLLRHTKLTSFGHAAFFGTGAYATAVLARYAGVQSVGLLLLGAIAAATVMAAIIGVLSLRHTGLYFALLTLAFGQLLYAIALGQSALGGSDGLPIRPGPANQPLLFGTAFSPDVYQVLTYYLTVVVILIGLFVMYRITQSPFRNALDAIGQERTRARFIGLPVRRYVWAAFVISGIYGGVAGGLYAVVRQYVRPEGTLFFLRSGDILFMAILGGFRTLVGPLIGGVVLVFLQDVGQDVTQYYEFLTGVVLLILVYGFPRGIVGSLRSGGIVNTRLSELRREPSVLSTWSRNAVQSIERKVAESLTSLRIILFGVD; encoded by the coding sequence ATGCCGGAGCGTGTCGACCGCGACGGAACGCCGGCGTATCGCTTCCTCGGAGTCGAAGTAACGCGACGGGAAGCGGCCTTCCTCGTCCTTGGGATCTTGTTCCTGTTCGTCATTCCAGATATCGCAAGCCTCTCCGACAGCCTCCAGCTCAGCGTCATCCATCAGGGCTTGCTGTTTGGCTTTGCGGCGGTCGGGCTGAACCTCCTTCTTCGCCACACAAAGCTCACGTCGTTCGGCCACGCAGCCTTCTTCGGCACCGGCGCGTACGCGACCGCGGTCCTCGCACGCTACGCCGGCGTCCAGAGCGTCGGCCTGCTGTTGCTCGGTGCCATCGCGGCCGCGACGGTGATGGCGGCCATCATCGGGGTGCTATCGCTACGACACACCGGGCTGTACTTCGCCCTCCTGACGCTGGCCTTCGGCCAACTCCTGTACGCCATCGCGCTGGGCCAGAGCGCACTCGGCGGGAGCGACGGACTCCCGATTCGGCCGGGGCCGGCGAACCAGCCGCTCCTGTTCGGGACCGCGTTCAGCCCCGACGTGTACCAGGTCCTGACGTACTACCTGACGGTGGTCGTCATCCTCATCGGCCTGTTCGTGATGTACCGCATCACGCAGTCGCCGTTCCGGAACGCTCTGGACGCCATCGGGCAGGAACGGACCCGAGCGCGGTTCATCGGCCTCCCGGTCCGACGGTACGTCTGGGCTGCCTTCGTCATCTCGGGCATCTACGGCGGCGTCGCGGGCGGGCTGTACGCCGTTGTTCGCCAGTACGTCCGCCCGGAGGGGACGCTGTTTTTCCTCCGGTCGGGCGACATCCTGTTCATGGCGATTCTGGGCGGGTTCCGAACGCTTGTCGGCCCACTCATCGGCGGTGTCGTCCTCGTCTTCCTGCAGGACGTGGGGCAAGACGTGACCCAGTACTACGAATTCCTGACGGGCGTGGTGCTGCTGATACTGGTGTACGGGTTCCCGCGAGGGATCGTCGGGTCCCTCCGGTCCGGCGGGATCGTCAACACGCGGCTCAGTGAACTACGTCGTGAGCCGTCCGTCCTGTCGACGTGGAGTCGGAATGCCGTGCAGTCGATTGAACGGAAGGTGGCCGAGTCGCTGACTAGCCTGCGGATAATCCTCTTCGGAGTCGACTGA
- a CDS encoding ABC transporter ATP-binding protein, whose protein sequence is MLEARNLRKSFGELVATDDITLEFGKDEGELVFIVGPNGAGKTTFVNLLTGFLSPDEGSIVLDGDEITGMSANGRVDAGIARSFQVVKVFEEMTVRENLRTVVLTEQGKTWSLLSMADGHEEVEAQVNELLEKFRLEDAADTVAEELPHGDRKLLDVAMSFGLDPDYLLLDEPTSGVSTREKEYVIETIVEVGRAEGVTTVTIEHDMDIVTEYADRVVALHQGAVHGVGPPTMLETDDELRRLLLGVGDDE, encoded by the coding sequence ATGCTCGAAGCACGCAATCTGCGGAAGTCCTTCGGTGAACTGGTCGCAACTGACGACATCACGCTTGAGTTCGGTAAGGACGAGGGTGAACTCGTCTTCATCGTCGGTCCGAACGGGGCTGGGAAGACGACGTTCGTCAACCTCCTCACCGGCTTTCTCTCACCGGACGAGGGGTCCATCGTCCTCGACGGCGACGAGATTACCGGCATGTCGGCAAACGGGCGCGTCGACGCCGGCATCGCCCGGAGTTTCCAGGTCGTCAAGGTGTTCGAGGAGATGACGGTCCGGGAGAACCTCCGGACGGTCGTGTTGACCGAACAGGGCAAGACCTGGAGCCTGCTCTCGATGGCCGACGGCCACGAAGAGGTGGAGGCGCAGGTCAACGAGCTGTTGGAGAAGTTCCGGCTGGAAGACGCTGCGGACACAGTCGCCGAAGAACTGCCCCACGGCGACCGGAAACTGCTCGACGTGGCGATGTCGTTCGGTCTCGACCCGGATTACCTCCTGCTTGACGAGCCGACCTCGGGCGTGTCGACCCGCGAAAAAGAGTACGTCATCGAAACGATTGTCGAGGTGGGCCGGGCGGAGGGCGTGACGACAGTGACTATCGAGCACGACATGGACATCGTCACGGAGTACGCCGACCGCGTCGTCGCCCTACATCAGGGCGCAGTCCACGGCGTCGGCCCGCCGACGATGCTCGAAACCGACGACGAACTCCGACGGCTCCTCCTGGGGGTTGGCGACGATGAGTAG